In Quercus robur chromosome 10, dhQueRobu3.1, whole genome shotgun sequence, a genomic segment contains:
- the LOC126702548 gene encoding probable LRR receptor-like serine/threonine-protein kinase At3g47570 has product MKMQAMNLRLLCSIQFQTILLLLVVLLHVKTLSVSGISIATSTYFGGNETDHQALLAFKRQITRDPENVFSSWNDSFHFCEWEGVTCGRKHRRVTVLDLSTRGLVGSLSPYIGNLSFIREIVLANNTIGGKIPDEVGRLFRLRVLSLTNNSFQGEIPANLSHCSNIKILRVSRNKLSGSIPKELASLSKLEFLALYANNLRGGIPPFFGNFSSLQVLSAAENVFGGHIPDALGQLRSLTYLALSRNKLSGHIPDTLGQLRSLTYLALSGNKLSGLIPPSLYNLSSITIFTMSRNELSGSLPTNLFLTLPHLQWFVIYENQLTGSLPVTLSNASKLQEIDFGSNNFTGKISVNFGGLHGLEVLLIDDNNLGSGDDDEMNFFQSLVNCSSLRKISLLRNQLKGTLPNVLGNLSTQLTFFEIDENLFFGEIPIGMGNLVNLTTLGMSGNKFSGTIPDDITGLKKLQRLWLNNNRLSGMLPITLGNLTLLNELYLCNNKLQGTIPSSIENCQNLLLLDLSQNNLTGIIPKQLFAVSMLSIRLSLAQNFFLGSLPSEVGNLVHLYELDLSENKLSGKIPSSLASCTSLEYLYLEGNLFQGEIPTSLSSLRGIQVMDLSRNNFSSQIPNFLEKLSLKNLNLSFNDFQGEVPTKGVFANASAISLIGNSRLCGGISELNLSRCLAKEEKKIKWPFSVKVVISMACVILVITIVSFFLFYWRKNKRNDNSSKSSLKQSFLRVSYQMLLKATDGFSLANLIGVGSFGSVYKGILGDDRSIVAIKVLNIQRQGASRSFVSECEALKNIRHRNLVKIITCCSSVDFHGNDFRALVYEFMPNGSLENWLHMDLETNIMQVEIRNLNIRQRTNIAIDVACALDYLHHHCPMPVVHCDIKPSNILFDCDMIAHVGDFGLAKFLLRLTDLKESSSIGIRGTIGYTPPEYGLGSEVSTKGDVYSYGILLLEMITGKRPTNSVFEGGLNLHNYASMAVPDGVMEVVDPKLLNNVDEVLGNHSGCLANKIKECLISMVKVGVACSMELPQERWDISKAISELHLVRDIILGARI; this is encoded by the exons AAGCTTTGTTGGCCTTCAAGAGACAGATAACACGTGACCCTGAAAACGTTTTCAGCTCGTGGAATGATTCCTTCCATTTCTGCGAGTGGGAAGGTGTTACTTGTGGCCGCAAGCATAGAAGAGTCACTGTATTAGATCTGAGTACCAGAGGTTTGGTGGGTTCCTTGTCTCCATACATAGGCAACCTCAGCTTCATTAGGGAAATAGTGCTGGCAAACAACACCATTGGAGGCAAAATCCCTGATGAAGTTGGCCGTCTATTCAGGTTGCGTGTATTGAGTTTGACTAATAACTCCTTCCAAGGGGAAATTCCTGCAAACCTTTCCCATTGCTCCAACATTAAGATTCTTAGAGTCAGTAGAAATAAACTTTCGGGGTCAATCCCAAAGGAGCTTGCTTCTTTATCAAAGCTGGAGTTTCTAGCTCTTTACGCTAACAATCTCAGGGGAGGAATCCCACCTTTCTTTGGGAACTTTAGCTCTCTCCAAGTTTTATCTGCAGCCGAAAATGTCTTTGGAGGACACATTCCAGATGCCTTGGGTCAATTAAGAAGCTTAACGTACCTTGCACTGTCTCGGAATAAACTCTCTG GACATATTCCAGATACCTTGGGTCAATTAAGAAGCTTAACGTACCTTGCACTGTCTGGCAATAAACTCTCTGGTTTGATCCCTCCATCTTTATATAATCTTTCGTCTATTACTATTTTTACAATGTCCAGAAATGAGCTTAGTGGAAGTCTTCCCACAAACTTATTCCTCACCCTTCCGCATCTCCAGTGGTTTGTAATCTATGAAAACCAACTTACCGGATCTCTTCCAGTTACATTATCTAATGCTTCTAAGTTACAAGAAATAGATTTTGGCAGTAACAATTTTACGGGAAAAATTTCAGTCAATTTTGGAGGCTTACACGGTTTGGAGGTATTATTAATTGATGATAATAATTTAGGAAGTGGAGATGATGATGAAATGAATTTCTTTCAATCTCTAGTCAATTGTAGCAGTTTACGGAAAATAAGTCTTTTAAGGAATCAACTCAAAGGTACGTTGCCTAATGTTTTGGGTAATCTTTCAACCCAGCTTACCTTTTTTGAAATTGacgaaaatcttttttttggagagatcCCTATAGGGATGGGTAATTTGGTCAACTTGACAACCTTAGGGATGAGTGGTAACAAGTTTTCAGGGACAATCCCAGATGATATTACTGGTCTTAAAAAGTTGCAGCGTTTATGGTTAAATAACAATAGGCTCTCAGGAATGTTACCAATTACCCTCGGAAACCTAACATTGTTAAATGAATTGTACTTATGTAATAACAAATTGCAAGGAACTATCCCATCAAGTATAGAAAATTGCCAAAATTTGTTGTTGTTAGATCTTTCACAAAACAATCTCACTGGCATCATTCCAAAGCAACTCTTTGCGGTTTCCATGCTGTCAATTAGACTTAGTTTAGCTCAAAACTTTTTCTTAGGATCACTACCTTCTGAGGTCGGCAATCTTGTCCATTTATATGAGCTGGACTTATCTGAAAACAAGTTGTCTGGTAAAATTCCAAGCAGCCTAGCCTCTTGCACAAGCCTTGAGTACCTTTACCTGGAGGGTAATTTATTTCAAGGAGAAATTCCAACATCCCTGAGTTCTTTGAGGGGTATTCAAGTCATGGATCTTTCTCGGAACAACTTCTCTAGtcaaattccaaatttcttGGAGAAACTCTCCctcaagaatttgaatttatcctTCAATGATTTTCAGGGAGAGGTTCCAACAAAAGGGGTTTTCGCAAATGCTAGCGCAATATCACTCATTGGAAATAGTAGATTGTGTGGGGGCATATCGGAACTAAACTTGTCGAGGTGCTTagcaaaagaagagaagaaaataaagtggCCTTTTTCAGTCAAAGTGGTAATCTCAATGGCATGTGTGATTTTGGTAATAACCATAGtgtcatttttcttattttattggcgcaaaaataaaagaaatgataattCTTCAAAATCTTCCTTGAAGCAATCATTTTTGAGAGTGTCTTACCAAATGCTCCTTAAAGCAACTGATGGATTTTCATTAGCAAATTTGATTGGTGTTGGTAGTTTTGGCTCAGTGTATAAAGGCATCCTTGGTGACGATAGATCAATTGTTGCAATTAAGGTACTAAATATTCAACGTCAAGGAGCTTCCAGGAGTTTCGTCTCCGAGTGTGAAGCCTTGAAAAATATTCGTCACCGAAATCTTGTGAAGATCATAACTTGTTGCTCAAGTGTGGATTTTCATGGCAATGATTTTAGGGCTCTAGTTTACGAGTTCATGCCAAATGGAAGTCTAGAAAATTGGTTGCATATGGATCTAGAAACAAATATCATGCAGGTAGAGATACGAAATCTGAACATTCGTCAAAGAACAAACATTGCCATTGATGTCGCTTGTGCACTTGATTACCTACACCACCATTGCCCAATGCCAGTTGTTCATTGTGATATAAAGCCAAGCAACATTCTTTTCGATTGTGATATGATTGCTCATGTTGGAGATTTTGGGCTTGCGAAGTTTCTTTTAAGACTTACCGATTTGAAAGAAAGTAGTTCGATTGGAATAAGAGGAACAATTGGGTACACCCCTCCAG AGTACGGTTTAGGAAGTGAGGTGTCAACCAAAGGAGATGTGTACAGCTATGGAATTTTATTGTTGGAGATGATAACAGGAAAGAGACCCACAAATAGTGTGTTTGAGGGAGGCCTTAACCTTCACAACTATGCTAGCATGGCCGTACCAGACGGTGTAATGGAAGTTGTGGAtccaaaacttttaaataatgttgatgAAGTTCTTGGAAATCACAGTGGTTGCCttgcaaataaaataaaggagtgTTTGATATCCATGGTCAAGGTCGGAGTGGCATGCTCTATGGAGTTGCCACAAGAACGATGGGACATTAGCAAGGCCATCTCTGAGTTGCATTTGGTTAGGGACATTATTCTTGGTGCTAGGATTTAG
- the LOC126702557 gene encoding uncharacterized protein LOC126702557 — MDSSSTLSSGSLRKRGPARCFCSERPVVVVSWTSDNPGSRFHGCPNYWVGRKCKFFQWLDDEICERGKVLIPEQRQRILTLEAQIVGYRKREKRLLICLGLSLVISGMLLCLMLLLVG, encoded by the exons ATGGATTCAAGCTCGACGTTATCGAGTGGAAGCTTGAGGAAAAGGGGCCCAGCCCGATGCTTCTGCTCGGAGAGACCCGTTGTGGTCGTTTCGTGGACATCTGACAACCCTGGAAGCAGGTTCCACGGTTGTCCAAATTACTGG GTTGGACGCAAGTGTAAATTTTTTCAGTGGCTTGATGATGAAATCTGCGAGCGTGGGAAAGTGCTGATTCCGGAGCAGAGGCAACGGATTTTGACCCTTGAAGCTCAAATTGTAGGCtacaggaagagagagaagaggctGCTCATTTGCCTGGGGCTGTCTCTGGTGATAAGTGGGATGCTACTTTGTTTGATGCTTCTTCTGGTTGGCTAA